A stretch of DNA from Alicyclobacillus acidocaldarius subsp. acidocaldarius Tc-4-1:
ATCGATCGCAAGGCGCGCCGCAGATGGAGCAGTGGGAGATGACTGTGTCCTCTTCCGTCTGGTTGATGCGCACGGCGACGCGATCGTCAAACACGTAGCACTTGCCCAGGAATTTTCTCCCTCGCACCTCCGGATCCTTGCCGTACGTGATAATTCCGCCATTCAACTGATAGACCTCGTCGATGCCTTGTTCCATGAGATACCCGGACAGCTTCTCACAGCGGATACCGCCAGTGCAGTAGGTCAACACCTTTTTCCCACGCCATTCGTCCTTGTGGCGCTGAATCCAAGCTGGGAATTCCCGAAACGAGGACACGTCCGGCCGCACAGCCCCTTCGAAATGGCCGATCTCGTATTCGTAGTCGTTGCGGCCGTCGATCACGACGACGTCGTCTCGGCCGAGCATCTCGTACCACTCGCGCGGAGACAGCCTCCGCCCCGTCTTTTCCCAGGGCTTCGGGGCACCTTCCACACCAAAGTGGACAATCTCCCGTTTCCGCTTGACAGAGAGCCGAGGAAACACATGTCCCTCGGCCGGATCGACCTTAAACACCATGTCCGCGAAACGCGGATCCTGACGCATGCGGTCGCGGTACGCCTGGCACGCCGACGCTTCTCCGGAGAGCGTCCCGTTCAACCCCTCCTCGGCCACAAGAATGCGGCCGAGAAGCCCCAATTCCTCGCACATCGCTCGCTGCGAGCGAGCGAGGTCGTCTGGATCCTCGACTGGCGTGAACTTGTAAAACAACATGACCTCGTAGGCCATCGGCACTGGTCCCCTCCTCTTTCCGCGTGCTTCCACAAAAACGAGCCGAGGTCGCAGTTACCTGCAGACCTCGGCCGGCCTGGCTCCGACGATCACGGCGTAGTCGCGCCACTCGACTGGGTAACCTCATTCGGGCTCATGATCAACCAGCGGCCGTTGACGCGCTTGACATACAACACGCCGCCCTGCTCATTCGAGAACTCGACCTCCGCCACGTCGCCTCGCTGACCCAAAAGCGCATAGTTGACTTCGGACGGATCGAGCGACAGGTACAGATTGTACAGCGACGCATGCCAGCCTGGCGTCTGCTGGAACGTCGGCGTGAGCAGATGGTACGCCTCGTTGAACTGCCGCAGTTCCACAAAGTCGATGAACCGGCGCACCGTGTTGACCGGCGTATTGCTCGTCTCCTCCTGGATCACCGGCCGAAGGAGGAAGTAGCTCCCGAACCCGAGAACCAAAAGTGACACGATGAGCGCGATGAAACTCCTCGTCTGCGCCCGCTGCCTGCGCTGTGCCGAGACGGCCTGCATCGTTCATCCCCGCCTTTCCCTGAATCCACGGCGCCCCAAAGCTCTTACTTGCGCAGCCATGCGCCAATCGCGCGGTAGGTGACCTCTCGGTTCATCACAGCGATGGACGTCGTGAGCGGAATGCCCTTCGGACATACCTCCACGCAGTTCTGCGCATTGCCGCACTCGAAGATGCCGCCCTCGCCCATCAGCGCCTGCAGGCGCTCCTCTTTGTTCATCTTCCCCGTCGGGTGCATATTGAACAAGCGCGCCTGAGAGATGGCAAAAGGACCAATAAACGACGTCTTGTCGTTCACATTGGGACATGCTTCGACACAGGCGCCACACGTGAAGCAGCGAGACAACTCGTACGCGATTTGCTGTTCCTCGCTCGACATGCGCGGACCTGGGCCGAGATCGTATGTGCCATCGATAGGAATCCAAGCCTTGATCCGCTTGAGTGCTTCGAACATGCGGCTGCGGTCGACGACGAGATCGCGAATGACTGGGAACGTGCGCATTGGCCG
This window harbors:
- the trhO gene encoding oxygen-dependent tRNA uridine(34) hydroxylase TrhO, with amino-acid sequence MAYEVMLFYKFTPVEDPDDLARSQRAMCEELGLLGRILVAEEGLNGTLSGEASACQAYRDRMRQDPRFADMVFKVDPAEGHVFPRLSVKRKREIVHFGVEGAPKPWEKTGRRLSPREWYEMLGRDDVVVIDGRNDYEYEIGHFEGAVRPDVSSFREFPAWIQRHKDEWRGKKVLTYCTGGIRCEKLSGYLMEQGIDEVYQLNGGIITYGKDPEVRGRKFLGKCYVFDDRVAVRINQTEEDTVISHCSICGAPCDRYINCGYLDCHRRFLCCEACEREMRGFCSRSCEAEAVKRDRVDPGVKPLLAMAFDGAGSDRGR
- the sdhB gene encoding succinate dehydrogenase iron-sulfur subunit — its product is MSTTAEAVQQAQTDSGRKVHLIIERQDRPDSEPYWEEFEVPYRPGMNVIACLMEIQRNPVNKKGEPVAPVTWEMNCLEEVCGACTMVINNKPRQACSALVDKLQQPIRIRPMRTFPVIRDLVVDRSRMFEALKRIKAWIPIDGTYDLGPGPRMSSEEQQIAYELSRCFTCGACVEACPNVNDKTSFIGPFAISQARLFNMHPTGKMNKEERLQALMGEGGIFECGNAQNCVEVCPKGIPLTTSIAVMNREVTYRAIGAWLRK